Proteins encoded within one genomic window of Rhododendron vialii isolate Sample 1 chromosome 1a, ASM3025357v1:
- the LOC131320392 gene encoding E3 ubiquitin-protein ligase PRT1-like isoform X1, protein MENESDDVESGEQISESFICCVCLDLLYKPIVLGCGHVSCFWCVHRTMDGLHESHCPICRHPYGHFPTICQMLHFLLLKLYPVAYKTREIHILEEEKKTGCFSPKVEDLLCASHTKEEFNHLDDQDPVAYKTRETHILEEEKKTGCVSPKVDDLLCASHTKEELNHLDDQDPVAYKTRETHILEEEKKTGCVSPKVDDLLCASHTKEELNHLDDQDPVAYKTRETHILEEEKKTGCFSPKVDDLLCASHTKEELNHLDDQDNSTSMPKQITAESFKSTCTFGVKENYSPQGSCNKISGQVSIVDVSCATCKQLLFRPTVLNCGHVYCEACIELAGEAIRCHICQSLHPGGFPKVCLEFDHFLEEQFPEEYTARRGTVQRKLVQFQHESSPTCSTEERGFFHWLGEHGPDVHVGAGCDSCGMCPIKGDRYKCIDCKEAMGFDLCGDCYNSHSKLPGRFNQQHTPDHKFEKEKSRSLRNIMLQLLRGDSVNGLLLPSLSGDALENPENELPLVAPLTASDLEEPQNDDTQPTS, encoded by the exons ATGGAGAATGAATCAGATGACGTTGAATCAGGGGAGCAGATTTCAGAATCGTTCATCTGTTGCGTTTGCCT GGATCTTCTTTATAAGCCCATTGTATTGG GTTGTGGCCATGTCTCCTGTTTCTGGTGTGTCCATAGAACCATGGATGGTCTACATGAATCTCATTGTCCAATTTGTAGGCATCCATATGGTCATTTTCCAACTATTTGTCAGATGCTTCATTTCTTGCTTTTGAAGTTGTATCCAGTTGCCTACAAGACGAGGGAAATTCACATCCTAG AAGAGGAAAAGAAGACGGGCTGCTTCTCACCTAAGGTTGAGGATCTTCTTTGTGCTTCACATACTAAAGAAGAATTCAATCATCTTGATGATCAGGATCCAGTTGCCTACAAGACAAGGGAAACTCACATCCTAG AAGAGGAAAAGAAGACGGGCTGCGTCTCACCTAAGGTTGATGATCTTCTTTGTGCTTCACATACTAAGGAAGAATTGAATCATCTTGATGATCAGGATCCAGTTGCCTACAAGACAAGGGAAACTCACATCCTAG AAGAGGAAAAGAAGACGGGCTGCGTCTCACCCAAGGTTGATGATCTTCTTTGTGCTTCTCATACTAAAGAAGAATTGAATCATCTTGATGATCAGGATCCAGTTGCCTACAAGACAAGGGAAACTCACATCCTAG AAGAGGAAAAGAAGACGGGCTGCTTCTCACCTAAGGTTGATGATCTTCTTTGTGCTTCGCATACTAAAGAAGAATTGAATCATCTTGATGATCAGGATAACAGCACAAGCATGCCAAAACAAATCACTGCTGAAAGCTTCAAATCCACATGTACATTTGGTGTCAAAGAAAATTATTCGCCACAAGGAAGCTGCAACAAAATTTCTGGGCAGGTTTCAATTGTTGATGTATCTTGTGCTACATGCAAGCAACTACTCTTTCGGCCTACTGTTCTTAATTGTGGCCATG TATATTGTGAAGCTTGCATCGAACTAGCTGGTGAGGCAATTAGATGTCATATTTGCCAAAGCCTGCATCCGGGTGGTTTTCCAAAGGTTTGTTTGGAATTTGACCATTTTCTGGAGGAGCAGTTTCCAGAGGAATATACTGCGAGGAGGGGCACAGTGCAGCGCAAACTAGTCCAGTTTCAGCATGAGAGCTCACCGACTT GTTCAACAGAAGAGCGTGGTTTTTTCCATTGGTTGGGTGAACATGGTCCGGATGTTCATGTTGGAGCCGGTTGTGATTCTTGTGGG ATGTGCCCAATCAAGGGGGATAGATACAAATGCATAGATTgcaaggaagcaatggggtttgACCTTTGTGGTGATTGTTATAATTCTCACTCAAAGCTTCCAGGTCGGTTTAATCAGCAGCATACCCCAGACCACAAGTTTGAGAAAGAAAAGTCGCGCAGTTTACGGAACATAATGTTGCAATTGCTGAGAGGAGACTCGGTTAATGGACTTCTTCTGCCTTCACTCTCTGGTGATGCTTTGGAAAATCCAGAAAATGAGCTTCCTTTGGTGGCTCCGTTGACAGCCAGTGATTTGGAAGAGCCTCAGAATGATGACACCCAACCCACCAGTTGA
- the LOC131320392 gene encoding E3 ubiquitin-protein ligase PRT1-like isoform X4 has translation MENESDDVESGEQISESFICCVCLDLLYKPIVLGCGHVSCFWCVHRTMDGLHESHCPICRHPYGHFPTICQMLHFLLLKLYPVAYKTREIHILEEEKKTGCVSPKVDDLLCASHTKEELNHLDDQDPVAYKTRETHILEEEKKTGCFSPKVDDLLCASHTKEELNHLDDQDNSTSMPKQITAESFKSTCTFGVKENYSPQGSCNKISGQVSIVDVSCATCKQLLFRPTVLNCGHVYCEACIELAGEAIRCHICQSLHPGGFPKVCLEFDHFLEEQFPEEYTARRGTVQRKLVQFQHESSPTCSTEERGFFHWLGEHGPDVHVGAGCDSCGMCPIKGDRYKCIDCKEAMGFDLCGDCYNSHSKLPGRFNQQHTPDHKFEKEKSRSLRNIMLQLLRGDSVNGLLLPSLSGDALENPENELPLVAPLTASDLEEPQNDDTQPTS, from the exons ATGGAGAATGAATCAGATGACGTTGAATCAGGGGAGCAGATTTCAGAATCGTTCATCTGTTGCGTTTGCCT GGATCTTCTTTATAAGCCCATTGTATTGG GTTGTGGCCATGTCTCCTGTTTCTGGTGTGTCCATAGAACCATGGATGGTCTACATGAATCTCATTGTCCAATTTGTAGGCATCCATATGGTCATTTTCCAACTATTTGTCAGATGCTTCATTTCTTGCTTTTGAAGTTGTATCCAGTTGCCTACAAGACGAGGGAAATTCACATCCTAG AAGAGGAAAAGAAGACGGGCTGCGTCTCACCCAAGGTTGATGATCTTCTTTGTGCTTCTCATACTAAAGAAGAATTGAATCATCTTGATGATCAGGATCCAGTTGCCTACAAGACAAGGGAAACTCACATCCTAG AAGAGGAAAAGAAGACGGGCTGCTTCTCACCTAAGGTTGATGATCTTCTTTGTGCTTCGCATACTAAAGAAGAATTGAATCATCTTGATGATCAGGATAACAGCACAAGCATGCCAAAACAAATCACTGCTGAAAGCTTCAAATCCACATGTACATTTGGTGTCAAAGAAAATTATTCGCCACAAGGAAGCTGCAACAAAATTTCTGGGCAGGTTTCAATTGTTGATGTATCTTGTGCTACATGCAAGCAACTACTCTTTCGGCCTACTGTTCTTAATTGTGGCCATG TATATTGTGAAGCTTGCATCGAACTAGCTGGTGAGGCAATTAGATGTCATATTTGCCAAAGCCTGCATCCGGGTGGTTTTCCAAAGGTTTGTTTGGAATTTGACCATTTTCTGGAGGAGCAGTTTCCAGAGGAATATACTGCGAGGAGGGGCACAGTGCAGCGCAAACTAGTCCAGTTTCAGCATGAGAGCTCACCGACTT GTTCAACAGAAGAGCGTGGTTTTTTCCATTGGTTGGGTGAACATGGTCCGGATGTTCATGTTGGAGCCGGTTGTGATTCTTGTGGG ATGTGCCCAATCAAGGGGGATAGATACAAATGCATAGATTgcaaggaagcaatggggtttgACCTTTGTGGTGATTGTTATAATTCTCACTCAAAGCTTCCAGGTCGGTTTAATCAGCAGCATACCCCAGACCACAAGTTTGAGAAAGAAAAGTCGCGCAGTTTACGGAACATAATGTTGCAATTGCTGAGAGGAGACTCGGTTAATGGACTTCTTCTGCCTTCACTCTCTGGTGATGCTTTGGAAAATCCAGAAAATGAGCTTCCTTTGGTGGCTCCGTTGACAGCCAGTGATTTGGAAGAGCCTCAGAATGATGACACCCAACCCACCAGTTGA
- the LOC131320310 gene encoding BTB/POZ domain-containing protein At5g48800-like isoform X2 — translation MDKHHHQQQLSLTKCSRQRYNEWIFRDVPSDITIEVTGGTFALHKFPLVSRSGRIRKLVAEHKDSNISRIELLNLPGGAESFELAAKFCYGVNFEITSANVAQLCCLSDYLDMTEEFSKSNLSSRAEEYLDTIVCKNLEMCIEVLQQCENLLPLADELNITNRCIDAIASKACVEQIASSFSRLEYSSSGRLHMNRQVKCEGDWWIEDLSALRIDFYQRVITAMKCRGVRPESIGASLMSYAQKELTKKSSLWNPSSQPKFETVDGSNGQERVVVETIVSLLPVEKLVIPISFLFGVLRSAMMLDCAVACRLDLERRIGAQLDIATLDDLLIPSFRHAGDTMFDVDTVHRILVNFSQKDDSEDDMEDGSVFESDSPHSPSQSALFKVSKLVDTYLAEIAPDANLKLNKFIAIADTLPGHARTLHDGLYRAIDIYLKAHQGLSDPDKKNVCQLIDFQKLSQEAGAHAAQNERLPLQSMVQVLYFEQLKLRNALCCSNPDDDLKPVHQSWRVGSGALSASMSPRDNYASLRRENRELKLELARLRMRLNDLEKEHVCMKRNMEKSNSHKFMSSFSKKIGRFSFFGHSSSRESSSPSKHSEGKESKVMEGT, via the exons ATGGACAAGCACCACCATCAGCAGCAGTTGTCACTAACCAAGTGCTCGCGGCAGAGATACAATGAATG GATATTCCGGGACGTTCCAAGTGACATTACTATAGAAGTGACAGGGGGAACATTTGCCTTGCACAAG TTCCCTCTTGTCTCCCGGAGTGGGCGAATCAGAAAGTTGGTAGCAGAACACAAAGATTCCAATATTTCAAGGATAGAGCTCCTCAACCTACCTGGAGGAGCTGAGTCATTCGAACTGGCTGCCAAATTCTGCTATGGAGTCAACTTCGAGATCACATCGGCAAATGTTGCTCAGTTATGCTGTCTGTCCGATTACCTCGATATGACTGAGGAGTTTTCAAAAAGCAATCTCAGTTCCCGTGCCGAAGAATATCTCGACACTATCGTATGCAAGAACCTTGAAATGTGTATTGAGGTGTTGCAACAATGCGAAAATCTACTCCCACTTGCTGACGAGCTAAACATAACCAATAGATGCATTGATGCAATAGCTTCCAAAGCTTGTGTAGAGCAAATTGCTTCAAGTTTTTCGCGTCTAGAGTACAGCAGCTCAGGTAGACTTCACATGAACCGTCAAGTCAAATGCGAAGGGGACTGGTGGATAGAAGATCTTTCTGCTCTCCGGATAGATTTTTATCAAAGAGTCATAACGGCTATGAAGTGTCGTGGGGTCCGGCCTGAGAGTATAGGTGCATCTCTCATGAGTTATGCTCAAAAAGAATTGACAAAGAAATCAAGCCTATGGAATCCATCTAGCCAGCCGAAGTTTGAGACTGTTGATGGTTCAAATGGGCAAGAAAGAGTAGTTGTGGAGACAATCGTTAGCCTTTTGCCGGTTGAGAAACTTGTCATTCCCATCAGTTTTCTGTTCGGTGTTTTACGAAGCGCTATGATGCTTGATTGTGCAGTTGCTTGTAGGCTTGATTTAGAGAGACGGATCGGGGCCCAGTTGGATATAGCTACTCTTGATGATCTTTTGATCCCCTCCTTCCGCCATGCTGGTGACACTATGTTTGATGTCGACACAGTCCACAGAATCTTGGTTAATTTCTCTCAGAAAGATGATAGCGAGGACGATATGGAGGATGGTTCTGTCTTTGAATCGGATAGTCCTCATTCGCCCTCACAATCAGCACTATTCAAAGTCTCGAAATTAGTGGACACTTACTTGGCTGAAATTGCACCTGATGCAAACCTCAAGCTCAACAAGTTCATAGCAATTGCAGATACCTTGCCCGGGCATGCACGTACTCTTCACGATGGGTTGTACCGAGCAATTGATATTTATCTCAAA GCTCATCAGGGTTTATCAGATCCAGACAAGAAGAACGTATGCCAGCTGATTGACTTCCAAAAGCTCTCCCAAGAAGCCGGTGCACATGCTGCGCAAAACGAACGCCTTCCTCTCCAATCGATGGTGCAAGTGCTTTATTTTGAACAGTTAAAGCTCCGGAATGCCTTGTGCTGCTCTAACCCTGACGATGACCTAAAACCAGTGCACCAGTCGTGGCGGGTTGGCAGTGGTGCACTCAGTGCCTCCATGTCTCCACGGGATAACTATGCTTCATTGAGGAGAGAGAACCGGGAGCTGAAGCTTGAGCTAGCTCGTTTAAGGATGAGACTAAACGATCTAGAGAAAGAGCACGTCTGTATGAAGAGGAATATGGAGAAGTCTAATTCCCACAAATTCATGAGctcattttccaaaaagattgGAAGGTTTAGCTTTTTTGGTCATAGCTCTTCAAGGGAATCGAGTTCTCCCTCGAAGCATTCGGAAGGGAAGGAGTCAAAGGTAATGGAAGGGACATGA
- the LOC131320392 gene encoding E3 ubiquitin-protein ligase PRT1-like isoform X3, whose protein sequence is MLHFLLLKLYPVAYKTREIHILEEEKKTGCFSPKVEDLLCASHTKEEFNHLDDQDPVAYKTRETHILEEEKKTGCVSPKVDDLLCASHTKEELNHLDDQDPVAYKTRETHILEEEKKTGCVSPKVDDLLCASHTKEELNHLDDQDPVAYKTRETHILEEEKKTGCFSPKVDDLLCASHTKEELNHLDDQDNSTSMPKQITAESFKSTCTFGVKENYSPQGSCNKISGQVSIVDVSCATCKQLLFRPTVLNCGHVYCEACIELAGEAIRCHICQSLHPGGFPKVCLEFDHFLEEQFPEEYTARRGTVQRKLVQFQHESSPTCSTEERGFFHWLGEHGPDVHVGAGCDSCGMCPIKGDRYKCIDCKEAMGFDLCGDCYNSHSKLPGRFNQQHTPDHKFEKEKSRSLRNIMLQLLRGDSVNGLLLPSLSGDALENPENELPLVAPLTASDLEEPQNDDTQPTS, encoded by the exons ATGCTTCATTTCTTGCTTTTGAAGTTGTATCCAGTTGCCTACAAGACGAGGGAAATTCACATCCTAG AAGAGGAAAAGAAGACGGGCTGCTTCTCACCTAAGGTTGAGGATCTTCTTTGTGCTTCACATACTAAAGAAGAATTCAATCATCTTGATGATCAGGATCCAGTTGCCTACAAGACAAGGGAAACTCACATCCTAG AAGAGGAAAAGAAGACGGGCTGCGTCTCACCTAAGGTTGATGATCTTCTTTGTGCTTCACATACTAAGGAAGAATTGAATCATCTTGATGATCAGGATCCAGTTGCCTACAAGACAAGGGAAACTCACATCCTAG AAGAGGAAAAGAAGACGGGCTGCGTCTCACCCAAGGTTGATGATCTTCTTTGTGCTTCTCATACTAAAGAAGAATTGAATCATCTTGATGATCAGGATCCAGTTGCCTACAAGACAAGGGAAACTCACATCCTAG AAGAGGAAAAGAAGACGGGCTGCTTCTCACCTAAGGTTGATGATCTTCTTTGTGCTTCGCATACTAAAGAAGAATTGAATCATCTTGATGATCAGGATAACAGCACAAGCATGCCAAAACAAATCACTGCTGAAAGCTTCAAATCCACATGTACATTTGGTGTCAAAGAAAATTATTCGCCACAAGGAAGCTGCAACAAAATTTCTGGGCAGGTTTCAATTGTTGATGTATCTTGTGCTACATGCAAGCAACTACTCTTTCGGCCTACTGTTCTTAATTGTGGCCATG TATATTGTGAAGCTTGCATCGAACTAGCTGGTGAGGCAATTAGATGTCATATTTGCCAAAGCCTGCATCCGGGTGGTTTTCCAAAGGTTTGTTTGGAATTTGACCATTTTCTGGAGGAGCAGTTTCCAGAGGAATATACTGCGAGGAGGGGCACAGTGCAGCGCAAACTAGTCCAGTTTCAGCATGAGAGCTCACCGACTT GTTCAACAGAAGAGCGTGGTTTTTTCCATTGGTTGGGTGAACATGGTCCGGATGTTCATGTTGGAGCCGGTTGTGATTCTTGTGGG ATGTGCCCAATCAAGGGGGATAGATACAAATGCATAGATTgcaaggaagcaatggggtttgACCTTTGTGGTGATTGTTATAATTCTCACTCAAAGCTTCCAGGTCGGTTTAATCAGCAGCATACCCCAGACCACAAGTTTGAGAAAGAAAAGTCGCGCAGTTTACGGAACATAATGTTGCAATTGCTGAGAGGAGACTCGGTTAATGGACTTCTTCTGCCTTCACTCTCTGGTGATGCTTTGGAAAATCCAGAAAATGAGCTTCCTTTGGTGGCTCCGTTGACAGCCAGTGATTTGGAAGAGCCTCAGAATGATGACACCCAACCCACCAGTTGA
- the LOC131320392 gene encoding E3 ubiquitin-protein ligase PRT1-like isoform X2, whose protein sequence is MENESDDVESGEQISESFICCVCLDLLYKPIVLGCGHVSCFWCVHRTMDGLHESHCPICRHPYGHFPTICQMLHFLLLKLYPVAYKTREIHILEEEKKTGCVSPKVDDLLCASHTKEELNHLDDQDPVAYKTRETHILEEEKKTGCVSPKVDDLLCASHTKEELNHLDDQDPVAYKTRETHILEEEKKTGCFSPKVDDLLCASHTKEELNHLDDQDNSTSMPKQITAESFKSTCTFGVKENYSPQGSCNKISGQVSIVDVSCATCKQLLFRPTVLNCGHVYCEACIELAGEAIRCHICQSLHPGGFPKVCLEFDHFLEEQFPEEYTARRGTVQRKLVQFQHESSPTCSTEERGFFHWLGEHGPDVHVGAGCDSCGMCPIKGDRYKCIDCKEAMGFDLCGDCYNSHSKLPGRFNQQHTPDHKFEKEKSRSLRNIMLQLLRGDSVNGLLLPSLSGDALENPENELPLVAPLTASDLEEPQNDDTQPTS, encoded by the exons ATGGAGAATGAATCAGATGACGTTGAATCAGGGGAGCAGATTTCAGAATCGTTCATCTGTTGCGTTTGCCT GGATCTTCTTTATAAGCCCATTGTATTGG GTTGTGGCCATGTCTCCTGTTTCTGGTGTGTCCATAGAACCATGGATGGTCTACATGAATCTCATTGTCCAATTTGTAGGCATCCATATGGTCATTTTCCAACTATTTGTCAGATGCTTCATTTCTTGCTTTTGAAGTTGTATCCAGTTGCCTACAAGACGAGGGAAATTCACATCCTAG AAGAGGAAAAGAAGACGGGCTGCGTCTCACCTAAGGTTGATGATCTTCTTTGTGCTTCACATACTAAGGAAGAATTGAATCATCTTGATGATCAGGATCCAGTTGCCTACAAGACAAGGGAAACTCACATCCTAG AAGAGGAAAAGAAGACGGGCTGCGTCTCACCCAAGGTTGATGATCTTCTTTGTGCTTCTCATACTAAAGAAGAATTGAATCATCTTGATGATCAGGATCCAGTTGCCTACAAGACAAGGGAAACTCACATCCTAG AAGAGGAAAAGAAGACGGGCTGCTTCTCACCTAAGGTTGATGATCTTCTTTGTGCTTCGCATACTAAAGAAGAATTGAATCATCTTGATGATCAGGATAACAGCACAAGCATGCCAAAACAAATCACTGCTGAAAGCTTCAAATCCACATGTACATTTGGTGTCAAAGAAAATTATTCGCCACAAGGAAGCTGCAACAAAATTTCTGGGCAGGTTTCAATTGTTGATGTATCTTGTGCTACATGCAAGCAACTACTCTTTCGGCCTACTGTTCTTAATTGTGGCCATG TATATTGTGAAGCTTGCATCGAACTAGCTGGTGAGGCAATTAGATGTCATATTTGCCAAAGCCTGCATCCGGGTGGTTTTCCAAAGGTTTGTTTGGAATTTGACCATTTTCTGGAGGAGCAGTTTCCAGAGGAATATACTGCGAGGAGGGGCACAGTGCAGCGCAAACTAGTCCAGTTTCAGCATGAGAGCTCACCGACTT GTTCAACAGAAGAGCGTGGTTTTTTCCATTGGTTGGGTGAACATGGTCCGGATGTTCATGTTGGAGCCGGTTGTGATTCTTGTGGG ATGTGCCCAATCAAGGGGGATAGATACAAATGCATAGATTgcaaggaagcaatggggtttgACCTTTGTGGTGATTGTTATAATTCTCACTCAAAGCTTCCAGGTCGGTTTAATCAGCAGCATACCCCAGACCACAAGTTTGAGAAAGAAAAGTCGCGCAGTTTACGGAACATAATGTTGCAATTGCTGAGAGGAGACTCGGTTAATGGACTTCTTCTGCCTTCACTCTCTGGTGATGCTTTGGAAAATCCAGAAAATGAGCTTCCTTTGGTGGCTCCGTTGACAGCCAGTGATTTGGAAGAGCCTCAGAATGATGACACCCAACCCACCAGTTGA
- the LOC131320310 gene encoding BTB/POZ domain-containing protein At5g48800-like isoform X1, whose amino-acid sequence MHVWLKEKGEDIIGDPPERPRVLWTVAIHGLNTTCLTKMPKEIYQQEHLHLGLCLLVLYLSLTPNILFLSSKNFHSLLFAFPLCQMDKHHHQQQLSLTKCSRQRYNEWIFRDVPSDITIEVTGGTFALHKFPLVSRSGRIRKLVAEHKDSNISRIELLNLPGGAESFELAAKFCYGVNFEITSANVAQLCCLSDYLDMTEEFSKSNLSSRAEEYLDTIVCKNLEMCIEVLQQCENLLPLADELNITNRCIDAIASKACVEQIASSFSRLEYSSSGRLHMNRQVKCEGDWWIEDLSALRIDFYQRVITAMKCRGVRPESIGASLMSYAQKELTKKSSLWNPSSQPKFETVDGSNGQERVVVETIVSLLPVEKLVIPISFLFGVLRSAMMLDCAVACRLDLERRIGAQLDIATLDDLLIPSFRHAGDTMFDVDTVHRILVNFSQKDDSEDDMEDGSVFESDSPHSPSQSALFKVSKLVDTYLAEIAPDANLKLNKFIAIADTLPGHARTLHDGLYRAIDIYLKAHQGLSDPDKKNVCQLIDFQKLSQEAGAHAAQNERLPLQSMVQVLYFEQLKLRNALCCSNPDDDLKPVHQSWRVGSGALSASMSPRDNYASLRRENRELKLELARLRMRLNDLEKEHVCMKRNMEKSNSHKFMSSFSKKIGRFSFFGHSSSRESSSPSKHSEGKESKVMEGT is encoded by the exons ATGCATGTTTGGCTTAAAGAAAAAGGTGAAGACATCATAGGTGACCCACCAGAGAGGCCCAGGGTGCTTTGGACAGTTGCGATCCATGGTTTGAACACCACCTGTTTGACAAAAATGCCCAAGGAAATCTACCAACAGGAACATCTCCATCTGGGTCTCTGTCTCCTTGTTCTGTACCTTTCTTTAACCCCCAATATCCTCTTTCTTTCCTCTAAAAATTTCCATTCCCTTCTCTTTGCGTTTCCCCTGTGTCAGATGGACAAGCACCACCATCAGCAGCAGTTGTCACTAACCAAGTGCTCGCGGCAGAGATACAATGAATG GATATTCCGGGACGTTCCAAGTGACATTACTATAGAAGTGACAGGGGGAACATTTGCCTTGCACAAG TTCCCTCTTGTCTCCCGGAGTGGGCGAATCAGAAAGTTGGTAGCAGAACACAAAGATTCCAATATTTCAAGGATAGAGCTCCTCAACCTACCTGGAGGAGCTGAGTCATTCGAACTGGCTGCCAAATTCTGCTATGGAGTCAACTTCGAGATCACATCGGCAAATGTTGCTCAGTTATGCTGTCTGTCCGATTACCTCGATATGACTGAGGAGTTTTCAAAAAGCAATCTCAGTTCCCGTGCCGAAGAATATCTCGACACTATCGTATGCAAGAACCTTGAAATGTGTATTGAGGTGTTGCAACAATGCGAAAATCTACTCCCACTTGCTGACGAGCTAAACATAACCAATAGATGCATTGATGCAATAGCTTCCAAAGCTTGTGTAGAGCAAATTGCTTCAAGTTTTTCGCGTCTAGAGTACAGCAGCTCAGGTAGACTTCACATGAACCGTCAAGTCAAATGCGAAGGGGACTGGTGGATAGAAGATCTTTCTGCTCTCCGGATAGATTTTTATCAAAGAGTCATAACGGCTATGAAGTGTCGTGGGGTCCGGCCTGAGAGTATAGGTGCATCTCTCATGAGTTATGCTCAAAAAGAATTGACAAAGAAATCAAGCCTATGGAATCCATCTAGCCAGCCGAAGTTTGAGACTGTTGATGGTTCAAATGGGCAAGAAAGAGTAGTTGTGGAGACAATCGTTAGCCTTTTGCCGGTTGAGAAACTTGTCATTCCCATCAGTTTTCTGTTCGGTGTTTTACGAAGCGCTATGATGCTTGATTGTGCAGTTGCTTGTAGGCTTGATTTAGAGAGACGGATCGGGGCCCAGTTGGATATAGCTACTCTTGATGATCTTTTGATCCCCTCCTTCCGCCATGCTGGTGACACTATGTTTGATGTCGACACAGTCCACAGAATCTTGGTTAATTTCTCTCAGAAAGATGATAGCGAGGACGATATGGAGGATGGTTCTGTCTTTGAATCGGATAGTCCTCATTCGCCCTCACAATCAGCACTATTCAAAGTCTCGAAATTAGTGGACACTTACTTGGCTGAAATTGCACCTGATGCAAACCTCAAGCTCAACAAGTTCATAGCAATTGCAGATACCTTGCCCGGGCATGCACGTACTCTTCACGATGGGTTGTACCGAGCAATTGATATTTATCTCAAA GCTCATCAGGGTTTATCAGATCCAGACAAGAAGAACGTATGCCAGCTGATTGACTTCCAAAAGCTCTCCCAAGAAGCCGGTGCACATGCTGCGCAAAACGAACGCCTTCCTCTCCAATCGATGGTGCAAGTGCTTTATTTTGAACAGTTAAAGCTCCGGAATGCCTTGTGCTGCTCTAACCCTGACGATGACCTAAAACCAGTGCACCAGTCGTGGCGGGTTGGCAGTGGTGCACTCAGTGCCTCCATGTCTCCACGGGATAACTATGCTTCATTGAGGAGAGAGAACCGGGAGCTGAAGCTTGAGCTAGCTCGTTTAAGGATGAGACTAAACGATCTAGAGAAAGAGCACGTCTGTATGAAGAGGAATATGGAGAAGTCTAATTCCCACAAATTCATGAGctcattttccaaaaagattgGAAGGTTTAGCTTTTTTGGTCATAGCTCTTCAAGGGAATCGAGTTCTCCCTCGAAGCATTCGGAAGGGAAGGAGTCAAAGGTAATGGAAGGGACATGA